One region of Halohasta litchfieldiae genomic DNA includes:
- a CDS encoding CobW family GTP-binding protein: MTSTDDKPPVTVLSGVLGAGKTTLVNHLLKNNRGNELAVIVNDMGEVNVDADLIERENPDTGLVELSNGCICCRLQGDLVAQMVDLTENRDVDALVIEASGISEPTPIARTLTQPREDGPDPTAAFRLDMMVTVCDAHGFWKEFDAGTSLPAGADEPDPDRPLADVLVQSVEFCDVLLLNKCDMVPDDELDRIVDVVSELNPRATIRRTEYSEVDPSLVIDTGRFDFEEARRSAGWKQELREHKQREGGDSAAATHSHSHTHDEQSAADTHGVESFVYTRERPFDPAQFAATLYERDDGIIRAKGLCNLAGTENVIGMSRAGRSIQAGPIGEWDAEDTRQTELVFIGTEFDADEITDRLDECLVDRESTVDSQTTVDQDVDSLFPLRIDPDDKAELRE, translated from the coding sequence ATGACCTCCACGGATGACAAACCACCAGTGACCGTTCTCAGTGGTGTTCTGGGTGCGGGAAAGACGACGCTTGTCAATCACCTACTCAAAAATAACCGAGGGAACGAGCTTGCAGTCATCGTCAACGACATGGGCGAGGTCAACGTCGACGCCGACCTGATCGAGCGAGAGAATCCCGATACGGGACTCGTTGAGCTTTCGAATGGCTGTATCTGTTGTCGACTACAGGGAGATCTGGTCGCGCAAATGGTCGATCTCACCGAGAACCGCGATGTTGATGCCCTCGTCATCGAAGCCTCAGGGATCTCCGAGCCGACGCCGATTGCCCGGACGCTCACCCAGCCACGGGAGGACGGTCCTGATCCGACCGCGGCGTTCCGACTCGATATGATGGTGACGGTGTGTGACGCCCACGGCTTCTGGAAGGAGTTTGACGCAGGTACATCGCTGCCTGCTGGTGCCGACGAACCGGACCCCGACCGACCGCTTGCCGATGTCCTCGTCCAGTCCGTCGAGTTCTGTGACGTCCTCCTGCTCAACAAATGCGATATGGTGCCCGACGACGAACTTGACAGAATCGTCGACGTCGTCAGTGAACTCAATCCGCGGGCGACGATCCGGCGGACCGAGTATTCCGAGGTCGACCCCTCGCTGGTGATCGACACCGGTCGATTTGATTTCGAGGAGGCCCGCCGATCTGCGGGGTGGAAACAGGAACTCCGGGAGCACAAACAGCGCGAGGGCGGCGACAGTGCGGCCGCAACCCACAGCCATAGCCACACTCACGACGAGCAGAGCGCAGCCGACACCCACGGCGTTGAATCGTTCGTCTACACCCGCGAGCGACCGTTCGATCCGGCGCAGTTCGCCGCGACGCTCTACGAGCGGGACGACGGCATCATCCGCGCCAAGGGGCTCTGCAATCTCGCAGGCACTGAGAACGTCATCGGGATGAGCCGGGCCGGTCGATCTATTCAGGCAGGGCCCATCGGTGAGTGGGACGCCGAGGATACCCGCCAAACGGAACTCGTGTTTATCGGAACCGAGTTCGATGCGGACGAAATCACCGACCGCCTCGATGAGTGTCTCGTCGACCGGGAGTCGACTGTCGACAGCCAGACAACTGTCGATCAGGATGTCGACTCGCTGTTTCCGCTCCGGATCGATCCGGACGACAAGGCGGAGCTGCGTGAGTAA